CTATCCGATGGCGTGGGTCGCCTACACTGTTGGCGCGCTGGCGGCAACCAGCTCGAGCGACGTGTTCTCCTCGGCGGTCTACTGGTTCGGGTTTGCTTCCTGTTCGGCCTCGAGGCGGCGACGGTGTTGAGCAACGAGTACTTCGATTACGAGACGGATCGACGGAATACGTTCGCAGGCCCGTTTACGGGCGGCTCTCGAGTGCTCGTCGACGGCGAAATCGATCGATCGACCCTTCGAGGCGGCGTTCGGAACGCCCTCGTACTCGCTGCAGTCGCTGCCCTCGCCGTCCTCGTGTTCGGTGCCGGCTCGTTGCTCGCGATGGCCACCGCAATTGGTATTCTTGCAGTGCTGGCGCTTGGGTACACAGTGCCGCCCTTGCAACTCTCCTATCGCACGCTTGGAGAACTCGACGTGGCCATCACCCACAGTCTCGGCGTCTTGCTCTGCGGCTTCGTCTTTCTCGGCGGTTCGTGGCGCGACCCGGAGCCGTGGCTGCTAGGGGTGCCGTTTTGCCTGTCAATTCTTCCGTCGATCACCCTCGCAGGAGTCCCGGACGTCGAAGCCGACCGCGCTGTCGGCAAGGCGACGCTGGCTGTCCGGTTCGGCATCAACACCGTTGCGACGGTGGCGACCGCAACTGCGCTGCTCGCTGCAACGACGAGCGTCCTTCTGTACGCGCTCGAGGTGCTCCCCCGGGCCTACGGCCCCCTCGTCGCTCTCAGCGTCCCTCACGCGGTCGCGATCGGCTGGCTGGTACGCGATCGTCTCAAGGCCGCTGCGATGCCGGGTCGCATCGACGCACTGATGGCCGCGTCGCTGGCCTATATCGTCTGGTTCGGCGTCGTGCCGCTGATGGAACTGCTGTGATCTCGTTTCTCTTGAGCAGCCGTCAGTTGTCCGGTCACGCCCGCTGAGACGCGAAACATCTAACACGGTCGCTATCCGAATTCGAACGTATGAGCCAGTACGTCGCGGTGACGGCCGACCCGTTCGATGGCCCGCGCGACACTGTTTTCGTAGGGGCTCTCTAGCCCCCAATTCCCACCCCGTTTCGACGGATGTATTGTCGCCGACCAGCATTCACCGAGCAACGACCGCTCTATGGACGATAGCCAACTGCACAGCCGGACGACGCATCGACGACGCCCGCGACGGGCGGTGATAGCATGAGCATGGATACCCCAGAACAGGACGACGAACCTAGCCTCGAGGGCGGCTACGACCCCGAAGCGGTCGAGTCGCGCTGGCAGCAGCGCTGGATCGACGCGGACGTCTACGCCTACGACGGCGACGAAAAGCAGGATCTGAACACCGTCTATTCGATCGACACCCCACCACCGACGGTCTCGGGTAGCCTGCACATGGGCCATCTCTACGGTTCGACCCTGCAGGATTTCGCCGCGCGCTTCCAGCGAATGCACGATGGCGACGTGCTCTTTCCCTTTGGCTACGACGACAACGGGATCGCGAGCGAGCGCCTGACCGAGTCGGAACTCGACATCCGGCATCAGGACTACGAGCGCCGCGAGTTCCAGGAACTCTGCCGCGAGGTCTGTGCGGAATACGAGGCTGAGTTTACGGAGAAGATGCAGAATCTCGGGACCTCGATCGACTGGAACAACACCTACAAGACGATCGAACCGCGAGTCCAGCGGGTCTCGCAGCTCTCCTTCCTCGACCTCTACGAGAAGGGACGCGAATATCGGAAGAAGGCACCAGCGATCTGGTGTCCGGAGTGCGAAACGGCCATCTCGCAGGTTGAGATGGAGGACGACGAGCGCGGCTCACACTTCAACGACATCGCGTTCGAATTGGTCGGAGCAGATGCGCCACGCGAGGAGTTCATCATCTCGACGACGCGACCGGAACTCATTCCGGCCTGCGTCTCCGTCTTCGTTCACCCCGACGACGAGGAGAACCAGGACCTTGTCGGCGAGACCGCCCGTATCCCGATCTTCGGCCACGAGGTGCCGATCATCGAGGACGAGCGCGTCGACATGGAGAAGGGCAGCGGCGTCGTGATGTGCTGTACCTTCGGTGACCAGAACGACATCGAGTGGTACCAGGCCCACGACCTCCCGCTTCGCGTGGCCATCGACGAGTCCGCGACAATGACCGACCTCGCCGGCGACTACGAGGGCATGTCCACCGAGGAGGCCCGCGAGGCCATCGTCGAGGACCTCAAGGACGAGGGCTCCCTGCGCGACCGCTGGGAGATATCCCACGCGGTCCAGGTCCACGAACGGTGTGACACCGCCGTCGAGTATCGCGTCTCCAAGCAGTGGTACGTCGAAATTCTCGATCACAAGGAGGAGTACCTCGAGGCCGGCCAGGAGATGGACTGGTACCCCGAGAAGATGTTCACCCGCTACGAGCATTGGATCGAGGGCCTCGAGTGGGACTGGCTGATCTCGCGCCAGCGCGACTCGGGGATTCCGTTCCCGGTCTGGTACTGTGCGGACTGCGACCATCCGGTGATGGCCGAGCGAGAGGATCTGCCAGTCGATCCCCTCAGCGACGAGCCACCGGTCTCCGCCTGTCCCGAGTGCGGTCACGACGAGTTCGAGGCCGAGGAGGACGTCTTCGACACGTGGGCGACCTCCTCGTTGACTCCGCTCATCAACGCCGGCTGGGACTGGGACACCGACGCGGAGGCGTTCACGATGGACAACCCCGAACTGTACCCCTTCGATCTCCGGCCCCAGGGCCACGACATCATCTCGTTCTGGCTGTTCCACACCATCGTCAAGTGCTACGAGCACACCGGCGAGGTGCCCTTCGACGCGACGATGATCAACGGCCACGTGCTCGACGAGAACCGCGAGAAGATGTCCAAGTCACGAGGCAACGTCGTCGAACCCGACGAGGTACTGTCCGAGTATCCCGTCGACGCCGTTCGGTTCTGGGCCGCCAGCGCCGCCGTCGGCGACGACTTCCCGTATCAGGAGAAGGACCTCACCGCGGGCGAGAAGCTCCTGCGCAAGCTCTGGAACGCCTCGAAGCTCGTCGACACGCTCGCGCCAGCTGACCCTGCCGAGCCCGAAGACCTCGAGGCGATCGACTGCTGGCTCCTCGCGGAACTTGACGACGCCGTCGACGACCTCACGGCCCACCTTGAGGACTACGAGTTCGCGAAGGCCCGCGACCGGCTGCGGACCTTCTTCTGGAACACGTTCTGTGACGACTACCTCGAGATCGCCAAGACCCGCGAGGACGAGCCCTCGACCCAGTACGCGCTGCGGACCGCGCATCGAACCTTCCTCGAGCTGTGGGCACCGTTCCTGCCCCATACGACGGAGGAAATCTGGCAGGCAGTGTACGCGGATCGCGAGGGCGAACTCGATAGCATCCACACCCGCGACTGGCCCGCCCCGCAGGGCTACGAGGCCGACCTCGAGGCCGGCGAGACCGCGATGGAAGTTATCTCCGCCCTGCGACGCTACAAGAGCGAACACCAGTTGCCGCTGAACGCCGACCTCGAGTCGGTGGCCGTCTACGGTCCCATCGACGGCTTCGAAGGCGCGATCCAGCACGTGATGCACGTACAGGACCTCACGGCGCTCGAGGAACCGCCGGAGATCACGACCGAGGTCGCCGAAATCGACCTCGACTACTCGACGCTCGGCCCGAAGTTCGGGTCGAAGGTCGGTGAGATCGATGCCGGAATCGAGAGCGGCGAGTACGAGATCGACGAGGATGCGGGTGTGCTTCGGGTCGCCGGCGAGGAACTCGAGGACGAACTCTTCGACGTCGAACTCGAACGCACCTACTCGGGCGACGGCGAGATGATCGAGACCGAGTCGGCGGTCGTCATCCTCAAATAGGGGTCTCATCCTCGAGTCGCTGGATGACGACGTATCTCTCGACCGAGTGGTGATATGTTGACTGTCTTCTCCTAATTTGTATCTGTATTTCCATACTCTATTGGAATATGGTTGAAAATAACAGCAGTAACGGAATAGCTATACCATCATCGGACAATCGTGAAACGTGCTCTGCTGAAGTTGATCAGAGCCGATGCGTCGTTTGCCGCCGCGTAAGCCGAGTACAGAGCACCCATGAAGACAGATATCTCGGACGCGAAATCCGCGGACACCGACCAGATCCTTCCCTCGAACACGATCTTCGAACTCTTGCTCGCGGAACAGCGCCGGTACGCGTTGTACTACCTCTCCCGAAAGGTGGGGCAGTCAGCCTCGAGGACCTCGTTGATCGGATCGCAGATCACGAGGCAGCCGACCCCGAACGGCTCGAACAGATCGCCGTCGAGTTCCACCACAATCACTTGCGGAAGCTAGTCGACTCGGATGTCTTGCGGTACGACGCGGACGCAGGGACGGTCGAGCGCCGAGCCGCGGCCCGCTCGTTGGATCCATACCTCGAACTCGCGTACGTCAACGACCTGTAGGAGACGAATACTGCCACTCGAGTCAGTCGCTACGGCCGACTCCGGGCAGCTTCGCACTTTTTGACCCGGATCGCGAGCGCGAGAAACAGCGCTAGAAGGACGAATGTCACCTCGCCGGCAGCGATCACGCCGAGTGCGTCGGCCTCGAGGAACAGAGCCGTTTCTCGCCCGACGGGGATGATCGTGTGGTGGGGCTCGCCGACGATGGGAACGAAGTAGTCGACGATCAGGTTGCTCCAGTACCAGACGGCGGCGACGGCGACTGCCCACACCGGAAAGTCGCTGATTCGGTGGAGGACCAGAGCTTGGACGACCATCGCGAGGTGGCTCCAGAAGAGGAAGTGGTACATCAGCGGGTGGAGGTAGGTGTAGGAGTCAGCGAAGGCAAGCAACGTCAATGGCGTCCAGAGGCCCAGCACGATGTTGCCGAAGAAGGCCATTGCCGTGAGCCACGGCTGTTCGCGGCCGAGCTTCCAGCAGGCGATCGCCAGCGCGACGAACAGCGTCGCGAGCGGGCTGTCCGGCACCCAAGGCCAGAGGACGGCCGTGGTCTCGGCGAACTGTCCGGAGTAGTACCAGAAGCCAAAGGCCGTCCCCGCGAGGTTGATCGCCACGACGAGCCACGCGAATCGTAGCCCGAGGTCCTCGAGGGTCGTCGGAACCGGCGCGAGAGACGACGGTAGCGACTTGCCGTCGGCTCGATCGTGATCCGCCATCCGAGTCGACGCGGTCATTGTCCGGCGCGACGGCCGGAACCCGCAAAACAGTAGCGGTTGTCACTCCGACATCAGCGACCCGTACTTCTACGATCACGCCCGCAGTAGCCCCAGCTATGACGACGGCCGACGAACGACCACGAACCCAACTCTCGACCGGACATACGGTCGAACTCCCGCTCGAACTCTCGTTCGCGATGGGTGGCGTCACCGTTCCCGCGCGTCGCAGCCGGCTCGAGGCGGTCCTGCCGGACGACCTCTCCGCGCTCGCAATCGCGCCCGGTATCGGCTGTGTGACGGTCGTCGGAATCCAGTACCACCGGGTCGGCGGGGGTCGAGACGGCACGGGGCTCGAGCCCTACGACGAGTTCGCAGTCATCGTTCCGGCGGTCTACGGGAGTCGAACAACCCTCCCTCTCGCACAGCTCGCAGGGAGCGAACTCGGCGGCTACGTCCACTGGCTCCCGGTGACAACCGAGCCGTCAGTCGCGCTCGGGCGCGAGATCTGGGGCTATCCCAAGGAACGAGCCGACATCACGGTGACTGACGGCCCGGACGGCGTCCGTATCGTCGTCGAGGGCGGCCGCTATGGAGACGACTCCGTCCGACTCGAGGCTGCCCGGCCCCGACTCGAGCCGCGAGCACGCGACTGGACGATGGCCAGCTACACGCGGAAAGACGGAAATCTCCTGCGGACGCCGGCCCGAATCCGGGGCGAGATGGCTATCGGCCTCGGGCCGTCGATCGGCACCCACCTCGAGGTCCCATCGGAACTGGCCCGCGAACTCGGACTGTGGCAACAGCCGCTCGCACGGCTGTACGGGTCGGCCGTTCGAGCGTGCCTGTTCGAGGGCGAGCGGCTAGACGGGTGACGCGGCTGGAACGGGCGGGCGATCGCGATCCGGTAGTAGGTAGCTACCGAACGGTTTCGACTCTCGCGGCTGAATCATCCCCAAAGAACACGCGTAAGTGCCGGGGCTCCTAACCGCGGCGTATGGCCGAAAACACCGATCTCGAGGAACTGCGTCGCGGGACCGATCTCGTCAAGCGCGGGTTCGCACGGATGCAGAAGGGCGGCGTCATCATGGACGTCGTCGACCCCGAACAGGCCCGCATCGCCGAGGAGGCCGGCGCTGTCGCCGTAATGGCACTCGAAGCCGTCCCCGCAGACATCCGCAAGCGCGGTGGCGTCGCCCGGATGGCCGACCCCGCCGATGTCGCGGAGATCGTCGACTCAGTCTCGATCCCCGTCATGGGTAAATCCCGCATCGGACACACGAAGGAGGCCCAGATCCTCGAGGCCGTCGGCGTCGATATGATCGACGAGAGCGAGGTGCTCACCCCGGCGGACGACGCCTACCACATCGACAAGCGTGACTTCACCGCGCCGTTCGTCTGTGGCGCGCGCGACCTCGGCGAGGCGCTGCGCCGGATCGACGAAGGCGCGGCGATGATCCGAACGAAGGGCGAGGCAGGCACCGGCGACGTCAATCAGGCTGTCCACCACCAGCGCACGATCAAGGGCGCGATTCGGAAACTCGAGGGCATGAGCCACGAGGAACGAGAGGCCTTCGCCCGCGATATCGAAGCGCCCGCGGAACTGGTCCACGAGACCGCCGAGATGGGACGACTTCCGGTCGTCAACTTCGCCGCAGGCGGCATCGCAACACCGGCCGACGCCGCACTCATGATGCACCACGAGTGCGACGGTATCTTCGTGGGCAGCGGCATCTTCGGCGCAGAGAACCCGCCCGAGATGGCCGAAGCGATCGTCGAAGCGACGAACAATTGGGACGATCCCGAGACGCTCGCGGAGATCTCGAAGAACCTCGGCAAGAGCATGAAAGGCGATGCCAACGCCGATCTCCCCGAAGAAGAGAAGATGCAGGGTCGCGGCGTCTAACAGCCTGCGGATCGGACCTGTATTCGTTTTCTGACGCTCCGGAACGACGACTGATCGGTAAGCACGCCCGTTTTGTGCGTCTGCAGCGTCCCGACTGTATGAGTTAGACAATAACCTCAACCAGCGTCGAGCAACTCGCCGACCGAATTACAGCAGGCACCGAGCAGTTGAGCGTCTCCACGAGAGTGTCGACCGTCCCGACCAACGTTCGACACGCGACGGTCGATGCCCTCCCGCGGATCTACGGCCGTCGCTGGAAGACAGCCACTCGCCCGAAGTGGGCCATAAGCGTCACGCGTCCGACTCCCACCACGTCTCGAGCGGCGGGACGACGCCCGTTCGGAGGAGCGCGAGAAAAACTAGATAGGTTATCGTCGCGCCACAGCACAGTGACAGTACCGGCACCGGCGCGATTCGAGCACCGATGGCAGCTCCACTGATCGCCACCGCGAGCGATGCGAGTTGGACGGTCCGTCGTTCCCAGTAGTACCGAACGAGTGACGGGTCTCGAGCAGCGAGCAGTTCGAAGGTAATCGTCGCGATACCGCCGACGAGCAGGAAACGCAGCGAGAGCGATGCATTGGCGAGGATGGCGAGACCCAGGAACGCGGCGAGCGCGATTCCTGCGAGGATGCCATCGGTTCTCGTTCCCATCCGTGGCTACGAGTCGTTCCGGTACAGCGTAGCACCCTGCCCGACGGCGGTCTGATACGCACGGCTCTCGACGCCGGCCGCGTCGAAGGCATCGACCATTGTCGAGGCGATCGCCCGCTGGTCGTGGCGGTGACAGACCGCGAGGATTCCCGGGCCGGCACCGCTGACGGTGACGCCGGTCGCGCCCGCCTCGAGGGCGGCTTCGCGAACGCTCTCGTAGCTGTCGATCAGTTTGGTGCGTTCGGGCGTGACGATTTCGTCGTTCATTCCCCTGCCGACGAGGTCTGGATCGTCTCGCGTCATGCCGACGGTCAGCGTGGCGGCGTTGCCGACTGTGTCGACAACGTCGTCCATCGAGGCCGAGTCGGGGACGACGCCGCGAGCGTCGCGCGTGGAAACGGAGATATCCGGCAGGCAGGCGACGACGGGGACTGACGCGTCGATCCGCGTGACGCCGTCGTCGGTGACGACGGTGAAGCCGCCGAGCAGCGAGGGCGCGACATTGTCTGCGTGTGCTTCCCCGGAGACGAGCGCCTCACCTTCGGCGGCGACGGGGACGAGTTCCTCTCGAGAGTGACCCCGATCGTAGAGTTCGTTCAGTGCGACGGCGGCGGCGGCCGCGCTCGCGGCCGACGATCCCAGTCCCGAAGACGGCCGAACGCCCTTGTCGATCCGGATACGGGCGGGGGCATCCAGCGCCTCCGCGACCGCGCCGACCGTGTTCTTGGCGGGGTCTTCCGGGATATACTCGCTACCGGCACCGGTAACCGTGATCGTCGTTTGTGAGGCGCGCTCAACCCGAACCACGTCGGCGGGCGTTCCGAGAGCGACGCCGAAGACGTCGAAGCCACTCCCGAGGTTCGCACTCGT
This genomic stretch from Natrinema sp. SYSU A 869 harbors:
- a CDS encoding valine--tRNA ligase, which codes for MDTPEQDDEPSLEGGYDPEAVESRWQQRWIDADVYAYDGDEKQDLNTVYSIDTPPPTVSGSLHMGHLYGSTLQDFAARFQRMHDGDVLFPFGYDDNGIASERLTESELDIRHQDYERREFQELCREVCAEYEAEFTEKMQNLGTSIDWNNTYKTIEPRVQRVSQLSFLDLYEKGREYRKKAPAIWCPECETAISQVEMEDDERGSHFNDIAFELVGADAPREEFIISTTRPELIPACVSVFVHPDDEENQDLVGETARIPIFGHEVPIIEDERVDMEKGSGVVMCCTFGDQNDIEWYQAHDLPLRVAIDESATMTDLAGDYEGMSTEEAREAIVEDLKDEGSLRDRWEISHAVQVHERCDTAVEYRVSKQWYVEILDHKEEYLEAGQEMDWYPEKMFTRYEHWIEGLEWDWLISRQRDSGIPFPVWYCADCDHPVMAEREDLPVDPLSDEPPVSACPECGHDEFEAEEDVFDTWATSSLTPLINAGWDWDTDAEAFTMDNPELYPFDLRPQGHDIISFWLFHTIVKCYEHTGEVPFDATMINGHVLDENREKMSKSRGNVVEPDEVLSEYPVDAVRFWAASAAVGDDFPYQEKDLTAGEKLLRKLWNASKLVDTLAPADPAEPEDLEAIDCWLLAELDDAVDDLTAHLEDYEFAKARDRLRTFFWNTFCDDYLEIAKTREDEPSTQYALRTAHRTFLELWAPFLPHTTEEIWQAVYADREGELDSIHTRDWPAPQGYEADLEAGETAMEVISALRRYKSEHQLPLNADLESVAVYGPIDGFEGAIQHVMHVQDLTALEEPPEITTEVAEIDLDYSTLGPKFGSKVGEIDAGIESGEYEIDEDAGVLRVAGEELEDELFDVELERTYSGDGEMIETESAVVILK
- a CDS encoding DUF1405 domain-containing protein → MTASTRMADHDRADGKSLPSSLAPVPTTLEDLGLRFAWLVVAINLAGTAFGFWYYSGQFAETTAVLWPWVPDSPLATLFVALAIACWKLGREQPWLTAMAFFGNIVLGLWTPLTLLAFADSYTYLHPLMYHFLFWSHLAMVVQALVLHRISDFPVWAVAVAAVWYWSNLIVDYFVPIVGEPHHTIIPVGRETALFLEADALGVIAAGEVTFVLLALFLALAIRVKKCEAARSRP
- a CDS encoding acetoacetate decarboxylase family protein; this encodes MTTADERPRTQLSTGHTVELPLELSFAMGGVTVPARRSRLEAVLPDDLSALAIAPGIGCVTVVGIQYHRVGGGRDGTGLEPYDEFAVIVPAVYGSRTTLPLAQLAGSELGGYVHWLPVTTEPSVALGREIWGYPKERADITVTDGPDGVRIVVEGGRYGDDSVRLEAARPRLEPRARDWTMASYTRKDGNLLRTPARIRGEMAIGLGPSIGTHLEVPSELARELGLWQQPLARLYGSAVRACLFEGERLDG
- the pdxS gene encoding pyridoxal 5'-phosphate synthase lyase subunit PdxS → MAENTDLEELRRGTDLVKRGFARMQKGGVIMDVVDPEQARIAEEAGAVAVMALEAVPADIRKRGGVARMADPADVAEIVDSVSIPVMGKSRIGHTKEAQILEAVGVDMIDESEVLTPADDAYHIDKRDFTAPFVCGARDLGEALRRIDEGAAMIRTKGEAGTGDVNQAVHHQRTIKGAIRKLEGMSHEEREAFARDIEAPAELVHETAEMGRLPVVNFAAGGIATPADAALMMHHECDGIFVGSGIFGAENPPEMAEAIVEATNNWDDPETLAEISKNLGKSMKGDANADLPEEEKMQGRGV
- a CDS encoding homoserine kinase, which codes for MLTVRAPATSANLGSGFDVFGVALGTPADVVRVERASQTTITVTGAGSEYIPEDPAKNTVGAVAEALDAPARIRIDKGVRPSSGLGSSAASAAAAAVALNELYDRGHSREELVPVAAEGEALVSGEAHADNVAPSLLGGFTVVTDDGVTRIDASVPVVACLPDISVSTRDARGVVPDSASMDDVVDTVGNAATLTVGMTRDDPDLVGRGMNDEIVTPERTKLIDSYESVREAALEAGATGVTVSGAGPGILAVCHRHDQRAIASTMVDAFDAAGVESRAYQTAVGQGATLYRNDS